A section of the Sulfurihydrogenibium sp. genome encodes:
- a CDS encoding PilZ domain-containing protein translates to MPETKPALEGYQKAVEKLSGVDINAIVFLLFLILIIILAVLFLNNLSKKLKAKYQYSEFVKYAKEKELSDEQISILWNYSKKMGRDPFLALEFKSPFEKVIDLYIKDNPNFDENLIKDMREKLGFDVVPSFVPITVTKDIDIFQEGRIKLEDGRSFNVVLYDKDELYMYWAITDKNIPNLNVGDRVKISFTRKSDGVYIIEGQIEDILKESGTVILKIPHTFEILRTQRREYPRVDTDIEAVLGKKTKEDNKEIIKWYIGRILDISPSGARFCVNIEEKNTLSLRIGDEIILTFTLEEKDFQLTGEVVNIYEKQKIICYGIKFKGIKESVQRDIFSYVRKEQQKMLSLYKKQA, encoded by the coding sequence ATGCCTGAAACAAAACCAGCTTTAGAAGGTTATCAGAAGGCCGTAGAAAAATTATCCGGTGTTGATATAAATGCAATAGTTTTTTTACTTTTTTTAATTTTAATTATTATTCTCGCTGTTTTATTCTTAAATAATTTAAGTAAAAAACTTAAAGCAAAATACCAATATTCAGAATTTGTAAAATATGCTAAAGAGAAAGAGTTGAGCGATGAGCAAATATCTATTCTTTGGAATTATTCTAAAAAGATGGGTAGAGACCCATTTTTAGCTTTAGAATTTAAATCACCATTTGAAAAAGTTATTGACCTTTATATAAAAGATAATCCAAATTTTGATGAAAATTTAATCAAAGATATGAGAGAAAAGCTTGGATTTGATGTCGTACCATCTTTTGTTCCAATTACTGTTACAAAAGATATTGACATTTTCCAAGAAGGAAGGATTAAATTAGAAGATGGAAGAAGTTTTAATGTTGTCTTATATGACAAAGATGAATTATATATGTACTGGGCTATAACAGATAAAAATATACCGAATTTAAATGTTGGAGATAGAGTAAAAATATCTTTTACAAGAAAATCAGATGGTGTTTATATTATTGAGGGGCAAATAGAGGATATCTTGAAAGAAAGTGGAACTGTTATATTAAAAATTCCACATACATTTGAAATTTTAAGAACTCAAAGAAGAGAATATCCAAGGGTAGATACGGATATAGAAGCTGTGCTGGGCAAAAAAACAAAGGAAGATAATAAAGAAATCATAAAGTGGTATATTGGTAGAATTCTTGATATAAGCCCATCTGGTGCAAGATTTTGTGTAAACATAGAAGAAAAAAATACATTAAGCCTAAGAATTGGGGATGAAATTATATTGACATTCACATTAGAGGAAAAGGATTTTCAGTTGACAGGCGAGGTTGTAAATATTTATGAAAAGCAAAAGATTATTTGTTACGGTATTAAATTTAAAGGAATTAAAGAAAGTGTCCAAAGGGATATATTTAGCTATGTAAGAAAAGAGCAACAAAAAATGTTGAGCTTATATAAAAAGCAAGCTTGA
- the alr gene encoding alanine racemase yields the protein MNLENLKHNVKSLYSYSKKKIFAVVKADAYGHNAVLVSKYLQELDFVESFCVATPLEGKELRENGIFKDILILGGVLKEEIEILNRYNLIPVISDFNQLEIARKLKNRKIHLKFDTGMRRLGFYLENVDKIKPLLKEFEIEGVLTHLSSADTDREYTINQIKEFKEILNLLDVKPKYIHVQNSAGVVYECDFCNVIRVGLAMYGEKPFEGYPIKLKQVMSVKSKIISIKDIKSGDRVSYNGNFVAKKPMKVAIVPFGYADGLPRSLSNRWFFLVNGKEAPILGKITMDMTIVDVSEIENINIGDEVVIIGESGNKRITFGDIANIVGTISYEIMCGISKRVARCEKC from the coding sequence ATAAATTTAGAAAATTTAAAGCATAATGTAAAAAGTTTATACTCTTATTCAAAGAAAAAAATTTTTGCAGTGGTAAAAGCGGATGCATACGGTCATAACGCAGTTTTAGTATCTAAATATCTACAAGAATTAGATTTTGTAGAATCTTTCTGTGTTGCTACTCCTTTAGAAGGGAAAGAATTAAGAGAAAATGGAATTTTTAAAGATATTCTTATTCTTGGTGGGGTTTTAAAAGAAGAGATCGAGATTTTAAATCGGTATAACTTAATTCCAGTGATTTCAGACTTTAACCAGTTAGAAATTGCAAGAAAGCTTAAAAATAGGAAAATACATCTAAAATTTGATACCGGAATGAGAAGGCTTGGGTTTTATTTAGAGAATGTGGATAAAATAAAACCGCTTTTAAAAGAGTTTGAGATAGAAGGAGTATTAACCCATCTATCAAGTGCTGATACTGATAGAGAGTATACAATAAATCAGATTAAAGAGTTTAAAGAGATTTTAAATCTTCTTGATGTTAAGCCAAAATACATACACGTTCAAAACTCAGCCGGTGTTGTTTATGAGTGTGATTTTTGCAATGTTATAAGAGTTGGTCTTGCTATGTATGGAGAAAAGCCTTTTGAAGGTTATCCGATAAAGTTAAAACAAGTGATGAGTGTAAAATCTAAAATTATTTCTATTAAAGATATAAAATCAGGTGATAGAGTTTCTTATAATGGAAACTTTGTAGCCAAAAAACCTATGAAGGTTGCCATAGTACCATTTGGTTATGCAGACGGTCTTCCAAGAAGTTTATCCAATAGATGGTTTTTTTTAGTAAACGGTAAAGAAGCTCCAATTCTTGGTAAAATAACGATGGATATGACGATAGTTGATGTTTCTGAAATTGAGAATATAAATATTGGTGATGAGGTTGTGATAATTGGAGAAAGTGGCAATAAAAGAATAACCTTTGGAGATATTGCTAACATTGTAGGAACCATTTCATACGAAATCATGTGCGGTATTTCAAAAAGGGTTGCAAGGTGTGAAAAATGTTAA
- a CDS encoding sigma-54 dependent transcriptional regulator — protein MLNILVVDDEKNIQSLIKDILSDEGHSVSVAGSLTSAKDLIKKEVFDLIFLDVWLPDGDGISLISFIKEHQPNSFIVMISGHANIPIAVQAIKEGAFDFLEKPLSTDTIFAVIEKIEKEIKLRQSLWYYKEKEESQIEIIGNSEKIVQLKKQIEKVAKTNAWVIILGENGTGKELVAKSIHYQSSRKDYPFVDINCAAIPDELFEAEFFGYEKGAFTNAFTRKIGKLELADKGTLFLDEVADMSLSAQAKLLRVLEEKEFSRLGSNTKIKVDLRVISATNKDIQKEVEKGTFRQDLAFRLSVIPLTVPPLRERGEDIILLAEYFIKKFSIENKVEPPILTDEVKRTFLNYSWPGNVRELKNLMERIVIFNNGDYVYNKDLPPNMFGKAAVHEEKSIPITIRPLKDAKEELEREMIKKALEVYNKNLKEVAKALDIDLSSLYRKIKQYQLED, from the coding sequence ATGTTAAATATTTTGGTTGTAGATGATGAAAAAAATATTCAAAGTTTGATTAAAGATATTCTCAGCGATGAAGGTCATTCTGTAAGCGTTGCCGGAAGCCTGACATCTGCAAAAGATTTAATAAAAAAAGAAGTTTTTGATTTGATATTCTTAGATGTATGGCTACCTGATGGAGATGGTATATCTTTGATTTCTTTTATAAAAGAGCATCAGCCAAACAGCTTTATAGTTATGATCTCTGGTCATGCAAACATACCTATAGCCGTTCAAGCAATAAAGGAAGGTGCTTTCGACTTTTTAGAAAAACCACTATCTACAGACACGATTTTTGCAGTAATAGAAAAAATAGAAAAAGAAATAAAATTGAGACAAAGTCTTTGGTATTATAAAGAAAAAGAAGAAAGTCAGATTGAAATCATCGGAAATAGTGAAAAGATAGTCCAGTTAAAAAAACAGATAGAAAAAGTAGCAAAAACAAATGCATGGGTAATAATTCTTGGAGAAAACGGAACCGGTAAAGAACTTGTAGCAAAATCCATCCATTATCAATCTAGCAGAAAAGATTATCCATTTGTAGATATAAACTGTGCTGCAATACCTGACGAGCTTTTTGAGGCAGAATTTTTTGGATACGAAAAAGGAGCATTTACAAATGCTTTCACAAGAAAGATAGGAAAGTTAGAGCTTGCAGACAAAGGAACGTTATTTTTAGATGAAGTGGCAGACATGAGCCTATCTGCCCAAGCCAAGCTTTTAAGAGTTTTAGAAGAAAAAGAATTTTCAAGACTTGGAAGTAATACGAAAATAAAGGTCGATTTAAGGGTAATCTCAGCGACAAACAAAGATATACAAAAAGAAGTAGAAAAAGGCACTTTCAGACAGGACTTAGCGTTTAGACTATCAGTAATCCCATTAACCGTGCCACCACTGAGAGAAAGAGGAGAAGATATAATCTTGCTTGCAGAATACTTTATCAAGAAATTTTCAATAGAAAATAAGGTAGAACCACCAATACTGACTGATGAAGTAAAAAGAACTTTTTTGAACTATTCTTGGCCCGGAAATGTAAGAGAATTGAAAAATCTAATGGAAAGAATTGTTATTTTTAACAATGGCGATTATGTTTATAACAAAGACCTACCCCCAAACATGTTTGGTAAAGCTGCTGTCCATGAAGAAAAAAGCATTCCAATTACAATAAGACCATTGAAAGATGCAAAAGAAGAGCTTGAAAGAGAGATGATTAAGAAAGCCTTGGAAGTATACAATAAAAATTTAAAAGAAGTTGCAAAGGCTCTTGATATTGATTTATCGTCTTTGTATAGAAAAATAAAACAGTACCAATTGGAGGATTAA
- a CDS encoding 4-oxalocrotonate tautomerase family protein, protein MPYVEVKVAGKLTKEQKEKIAEGITKVLEEVANKPPQSTYIVITEVDRENWAKGGKLLSDL, encoded by the coding sequence ATGCCATACGTTGAAGTTAAGGTAGCCGGAAAGCTAACAAAAGAACAGAAAGAAAAAATCGCAGAAGGTATTACAAAAGTATTAGAAGAGGTTGCGAACAAGCCGCCACAATCTACTTATATAGTAATTACAGAAGTAGACAGAGAAAACTGGGCAAAGGGTGGAAAATTATTGTCTGATTTATAG
- a CDS encoding aminodeoxychorismate/anthranilate synthase component II has protein sequence MIFMIDNYDSFTYNIVQYFYDLGQEVVVKRNDEITIEDIKNMEEIDAIVISPGPCTPTEAGISVDVIKNFKGIYPILGVCLGHQSIGQAFGAKIVKAKCLMHGKTSKIYHNEKGLFEGIPNPFNAVRYHSLVIDESTLPEDIEITARSDDGEIMAIEHKKYPIWGVQFHPESILTEYGHKLLENFLKMSKKETAKESLTT, from the coding sequence ATGATATTTATGATAGACAACTACGACTCATTTACATATAACATTGTCCAATATTTCTATGACCTTGGACAAGAAGTTGTAGTTAAAAGAAATGATGAGATAACGATTGAAGATATTAAAAATATGGAAGAAATTGATGCGATTGTAATATCACCCGGTCCCTGCACTCCAACAGAGGCGGGGATCTCTGTTGATGTTATAAAGAACTTTAAAGGAATCTATCCTATTCTTGGTGTTTGCTTAGGACATCAATCGATTGGGCAAGCTTTCGGGGCTAAGATAGTGAAAGCAAAATGCTTAATGCATGGCAAAACATCAAAAATCTATCATAATGAAAAAGGCTTGTTTGAAGGAATACCAAATCCTTTTAACGCTGTAAGATATCATTCCTTAGTTATTGATGAATCAACCCTGCCGGAGGATATAGAGATAACTGCACGGTCTGATGATGGTGAAATAATGGCAATAGAACATAAAAAATATCCAATATGGGGCGTTCAGTTTCATCCAGAGTCTATATTGACAGAGTACGGTCATAAACTTCTTGAAAACTTTTTAAAAATGAGTAAAAAAGAGACTGCAAAAGAAAGCTTAACAACTTAA
- the gap gene encoding type I glyceraldehyde-3-phosphate dehydrogenase, with the protein MRVAINGFGRIGRNFFRIANGVEGIEIVAINDITDTKTLAHLLKYDSVHGIYDADIKATEDSIIVNGKEIKITTIKDPAQLPWKDLNVDIVIESTGLFTKREDAQKHLEAGAKKVIISAPAKNPDITIVLGVNQEAYDPANHNIISNASCTTNALAPVVKVLQKEFGIKYGYMVTTHAYTNDQRILDLPHKDLRRARAAAVNIVPTTTGAAKALGEVIPEVKGKLDGTARRVPVADGSLIDLTVVVEKETTVEEVNAAMKKYAEGEMKGILAYCEDPVVSSDIIGNPASSIFDSLLTQVIGGNLVHVASWYDNEYGYSTRLKDLVLFIGSKQ; encoded by the coding sequence ATGAGAGTAGCTATTAATGGGTTTGGAAGAATTGGAAGAAACTTTTTTAGAATTGCAAACGGCGTTGAAGGTATTGAAATTGTAGCTATTAACGACATTACAGATACTAAAACATTGGCACATCTTTTAAAATACGACTCAGTTCATGGAATATACGATGCCGACATAAAAGCTACAGAAGACTCTATTATTGTAAACGGAAAAGAAATAAAAATAACAACTATAAAAGACCCTGCGCAACTTCCATGGAAAGATTTAAACGTTGATATAGTCATAGAATCAACAGGGTTGTTTACAAAAAGAGAGGATGCGCAAAAGCATCTTGAAGCAGGAGCTAAAAAAGTTATTATCTCTGCACCGGCTAAAAATCCAGACATTACAATAGTTCTTGGAGTTAACCAAGAAGCTTATGACCCGGCAAATCACAACATTATTTCAAATGCATCTTGTACAACAAACGCACTTGCACCTGTAGTAAAAGTATTGCAAAAAGAGTTTGGCATAAAGTATGGTTATATGGTAACAACTCACGCATACACAAACGACCAAAGAATTTTAGACTTACCACATAAAGATTTAAGAAGAGCAAGAGCAGCAGCAGTAAATATTGTTCCAACAACAACAGGGGCAGCAAAGGCTCTTGGAGAAGTTATCCCAGAAGTTAAAGGAAAATTAGACGGTACAGCAAGAAGAGTTCCTGTTGCTGATGGTTCTTTAATAGATTTAACGGTGGTGGTAGAAAAAGAAACAACTGTAGAAGAAGTTAACGCTGCGATGAAAAAATACGCAGAAGGTGAAATGAAAGGAATTCTTGCATACTGCGAAGACCCAGTAGTATCATCTGATATTATTGGAAATCCGGCATCTTCTATTTTTGACTCATTACTAACGCAAGTGATCGGTGGAAATCTTGTTCATGTTGCATCATGGTATGATAATGAATATGGATATTCTACAAGATTAAAAGACCTTGTATTGTTTATAGGCAGCAAACAATGA
- the murF gene encoding UDP-N-acetylmuramoyl-tripeptide--D-alanyl-D-alanine ligase — translation MDLAQLKKIVNGEFLNLVENKKINRFEIDSRRVKEGDFFIPLKGQNADGHQYIEDAIEKGAVGYFSEKPLNFKNGILVKDTYQALVEVGKHKRNQVKAVIGITGTSGKTSTKELMNYVLSNLASTYATQGNYNNEIGVPITLANTPENIDFAIIEMGAGKVGDIDYLGKIVNQDISVLVSVGHGHVGKFGSFENVIKGKGEIFNYGDYSVLPSELKKFYNPKNPITYGEDGDIEIRDIKIVEDGTVGVIKYKNDKIELKIPVYNIGVFKNIGAVAGVLYHLGYDPIKNLEVLKDFKSSSQRGEIIKMGNFTIIDDSYNANPLSVKNAIDILNSMEGFKIFVLGDMLELGEYSQELHREIGKLLNASYIDYIMLYGNETKYIFEEIDDKSRVKHFDNKDNIAEDILKFSNYQPVVLVKGSRGMKMEDVILKLRVMLK, via the coding sequence ATGGATTTAGCCCAGCTTAAAAAGATTGTAAACGGCGAGTTTTTAAATCTTGTAGAAAATAAAAAAATAAACAGATTTGAGATTGACAGTAGAAGAGTAAAAGAAGGGGATTTTTTCATACCGCTTAAAGGTCAAAATGCAGATGGTCATCAATACATAGAAGATGCAATAGAAAAAGGGGCGGTTGGCTATTTTTCTGAAAAGCCTTTAAATTTTAAAAACGGAATTTTAGTTAAAGATACCTATCAAGCATTGGTAGAAGTTGGAAAACATAAAAGAAATCAAGTTAAAGCAGTCATTGGCATCACAGGGACAAGCGGAAAAACATCAACAAAAGAACTTATGAATTATGTATTATCTAATCTTGCAAGCACCTACGCAACCCAGGGGAATTACAACAACGAAATCGGCGTTCCTATAACTCTTGCCAACACTCCAGAAAACATAGATTTTGCAATCATTGAAATGGGAGCAGGAAAGGTAGGAGATATTGATTACCTTGGCAAGATAGTAAATCAAGACATTAGTGTTTTAGTGTCCGTAGGACATGGACATGTTGGAAAGTTTGGCTCTTTTGAGAACGTTATAAAAGGAAAAGGAGAAATATTTAATTACGGGGATTATTCAGTGTTGCCATCTGAATTAAAAAAATTCTATAATCCAAAAAATCCAATAACATACGGAGAAGATGGAGATATTGAAATAAGAGATATAAAGATTGTCGAAGATGGGACAGTTGGAGTTATTAAATATAAAAATGATAAAATAGAGCTTAAAATACCGGTTTACAATATTGGCGTATTTAAAAATATTGGAGCGGTTGCCGGTGTTTTGTACCATCTTGGTTATGACCCAATAAAAAACCTTGAAGTTTTAAAAGATTTTAAATCTTCTTCCCAAAGAGGAGAAATCATAAAGATGGGTAATTTTACAATCATTGATGACTCTTACAATGCAAATCCTTTATCTGTAAAAAATGCAATTGATATTTTAAACAGTATGGAAGGCTTTAAGATTTTTGTTTTGGGAGATATGCTTGAGCTTGGAGAGTATTCTCAGGAGCTTCATAGAGAGATTGGAAAGCTTTTAAATGCTTCTTATATTGATTATATAATGCTTTATGGCAATGAAACAAAGTATATTTTTGAAGAGATTGACGATAAGTCAAGGGTTAAACATTTTGATAACAAAGATAACATAGCAGAGGATATTTTGAAATTTTCTAATTATCAACCGGTTGTTTTGGTTAAAGGTTCTCGTGGCATGAAAATGGAAGACGTGATTTTAAAGCTTAGAGTTATGTTAAAATAG
- a CDS encoding class I SAM-dependent methyltransferase, whose amino-acid sequence MNRFDMAALTWDEKPARVNIVKNVAEKIKELVPLNQNMKVLDFGCGTGLLSFFLQPYVGEITGIDTSKGMIEVFDKKIKENQIENMKCFNLDIYTDKLPEKYDLIVSSMVFHHIKDISQILKILYNYLNEGGYIAIADLVKEDGSFHDDNEGVEHFGFEIQEMENKLKEAGFKEIKTEIAHIVKKQKENTEREYPIFLVVGRK is encoded by the coding sequence ATGAATAGATTTGATATGGCAGCGTTAACATGGGATGAAAAACCTGCAAGGGTTAATATAGTAAAAAATGTAGCTGAAAAAATAAAAGAGCTGGTTCCATTAAATCAAAACATGAAAGTTTTAGACTTTGGATGTGGAACCGGATTATTGTCTTTTTTCTTACAGCCTTACGTGGGAGAAATTACAGGAATTGATACGTCAAAAGGAATGATAGAGGTTTTTGATAAAAAAATTAAAGAAAATCAAATTGAAAATATGAAATGTTTTAATTTAGACATTTATACAGATAAACTGCCAGAAAAGTACGACTTAATTGTTAGCTCCATGGTTTTTCATCATATAAAAGATATAAGTCAGATATTAAAAATTCTTTACAATTATCTAAATGAAGGTGGTTATATTGCGATAGCTGACCTTGTTAAAGAAGATGGCAGCTTTCATGATGATAATGAAGGGGTTGAACATTTTGGGTTTGAAATACAAGAGATGGAAAACAAACTTAAAGAAGCCGGATTTAAAGAAATCAAAACTGAAATAGCACATATAGTTAAAAAACAAAAAGAGAACACAGAAAGAGAGTATCCAATTTTTTTAGTTGTAGGAAGAAAGTAA
- a CDS encoding AAA family ATPase produces the protein MSYLDFFGLKEDPFKITPDPSFFYESLTHITAKNLLKYVVENGEGFCVIIGEPGTGKTTILRKFLSELPENYIYALILNPNLTPEEFLKTLLDEFMLPYDKDISKNEILKILKIFLLKNISKGIKTLIIIDEAQLMPVETLEELRLLSNLETEKEKLIQIILVGQPELEEKLKLPELKQLNDRITNKMFLERLSPKEVEKYINHRLRLAGGEKIKIDLEVYELVYNHSKGIPRLINVIMSKALMIAFLDRSLEIKPIHINSAVKSLSNKELESNVGFYHYLLIFILFLGIIIVLAYILLQTGGF, from the coding sequence ATGAGTTATTTAGATTTTTTTGGCTTAAAAGAAGACCCATTTAAAATAACACCCGACCCAAGTTTTTTCTACGAATCTTTAACTCATATAACCGCCAAGAATTTATTAAAATACGTTGTTGAAAATGGAGAAGGTTTTTGTGTTATTATAGGAGAACCCGGAACAGGAAAAACCACCATTTTGAGAAAATTTCTATCCGAATTACCGGAAAATTATATATACGCATTAATTTTAAATCCAAATTTAACACCAGAGGAGTTTTTAAAAACACTATTAGATGAGTTTATGCTACCTTATGATAAAGATATATCCAAAAATGAAATTCTAAAGATTTTAAAAATTTTTCTTTTAAAAAATATATCAAAAGGCATAAAAACATTAATCATAATAGATGAAGCACAGCTTATGCCAGTAGAAACTTTAGAAGAGCTAAGATTACTTTCTAATTTAGAGACAGAAAAAGAAAAATTAATTCAGATTATCTTGGTTGGTCAGCCAGAGTTGGAAGAAAAGTTAAAACTTCCGGAGCTTAAACAACTAAATGACAGAATTACAAATAAAATGTTTTTAGAACGATTAAGTCCAAAAGAAGTAGAAAAATACATAAACCATAGATTACGATTGGCAGGGGGAGAAAAAATAAAAATCGACCTGGAAGTTTATGAATTAGTTTATAACCATTCAAAAGGCATTCCAAGGTTGATTAACGTAATAATGTCTAAAGCTTTAATGATTGCTTTCTTGGACAGAAGCTTAGAAATCAAACCTATACATATAAATTCAGCTGTAAAATCACTTTCGAACAAAGAATTAGAATCAAATGTTGGTTTTTATCATTATTTATTGATTTTTATTCTATTTTTAGGCATTATAATAGTTTTAGCATATATTTTACTTCAAACCGGAGGATTTTAA
- the lptA gene encoding lipopolysaccharide transport periplasmic protein LptA, with protein sequence MCDINFLINKESPTFLEFFASRIYKIAFFIILCFVLVAYSQEKKETNKKEPVVITADKLEYSNKDKIAIYTGKVEAIKGNIKLNADMMKIFLDDKGDVSKIIATGNVYFEQENKWGKGKEAEYYKDKNLIILRKDAEVHQDKNVVEGDEIYYYIDEEKAIATSKTKRVRSIIFPKEKQQ encoded by the coding sequence ATGTGTGATATAAATTTTTTAATTAACAAAGAATCTCCAACTTTCCTTGAATTTTTTGCCAGCCGTATTTATAAAATAGCATTTTTTATTATTTTATGTTTTGTGTTGGTTGCATACAGTCAGGAAAAAAAAGAAACAAATAAAAAAGAGCCTGTGGTAATAACGGCGGATAAATTAGAATACTCTAACAAAGATAAAATAGCTATATATACAGGAAAAGTTGAAGCTATAAAGGGAAATATTAAATTAAATGCAGATATGATGAAAATATTTTTAGACGATAAAGGTGATGTCTCTAAAATAATAGCTACAGGTAATGTTTATTTTGAGCAAGAAAACAAATGGGGTAAAGGTAAAGAAGCAGAATACTATAAAGACAAAAATTTAATAATTCTTAGAAAGGATGCAGAAGTTCATCAAGATAAAAACGTTGTAGAAGGTGATGAAATTTACTATTACATAGATGAAGAAAAAGCTATAGCAACATCAAAAACTAAGAGAGTAAGAAGTATAATCTTTCCAAAGGAAAAGCAACAGTAG